The Miscanthus floridulus cultivar M001 chromosome 6, ASM1932011v1, whole genome shotgun sequence genomic interval tcaggaagcttgaaggaaaattctatgatatcgagtaccaccatgtggtacgagatcaaaaccaGCTCGTCGATAACCTatccaagataggctcttctcgcatCGTGATTCctcctagggtctttgttcaagatcttttggcgccatccattaaggaagagaaggaagttcaagaagttccccccgttgagcagctggtacttacagtaccttcaccAGCCACCGATTGgtgggaacagttcatcaagtacctcaccagcgccgaagtacccaccgacaagactgaaaccaaatgcctaatccatcaaagcaagcattacgtgctggtggatggcaacttgatgaggaaaagtgctaaggaagggatactgtagaaatacatcacccaagaagagggagtgaaactacttctcgaaattcactctagttcttgCGACAACCACGCGACCtcaagaaacctggtcggcaaagcttttcgagctagtttttactggcccacggtcatctctgatgcagaagacctcatccgatgttgtgaaggatgtcaattcttCTCCAAGCAAATccacgtgccggcacaagaactgcagaccatcctagcttcctgacCTTTCGCATGCTGgagactggacatgatcgggcctttcaagccagtgccaggtggtttctggtacatGTATGTCGCCATCAACAAGTTTTCCAAGTATATTGAGTACAAACCGCTTGTCTCAGCTACTGCAAGAAGGCAATCGAGCTTTttaaagatatcatccatagattcgatcTCCCAAACAGTATTATCATCGACCTCGGAACCATATTCACTGGTCAtaatttttgggacttctacgaagaccgatgcatctccgtcaaatacgtctctattgcctatcctagagctaatggccaggtcgaacgggcgaatggcatgatccttgatgtcctcaaaaagaggctatatcagaaagaagaaaagcatctgggcagatggctcaaagagttaccagctatggtctggggactgcgcactcaagctaatCACAGCACcgatgtgtctccatatttcttggtctacggctcagaagccatattACTAGAGGatgttgccttccgagcacctagggtggaaaattatgatgaagagcaagccacaactgttcagacagaggacgtcgatagggccgaggaagaacgcctaatcacctgcgtccgcatggccaaatacctagaaggcttgtggagatattacaaccgcaacatcaaaggtcgttcatttgctattgGCAACCTCGTTCTCTGTAGAAAACAGAAAACTAAAGGGATgcataagctctcctccccttgggaagggccctacatagtcaaagaggttacccgactagggtcttatcggctatgtaacttggacggaatcgatatccccaattcatggcacatcgagcaccttatatgtttctatccttgaaacgctccagatatgtattctccactccatgatgaataaagttttggtcaccatagtttgtctccattatttctccgtTATGATTTAATCCACACTTacggtcgccagctctaagctacttcttaacgaactccaatacgagatctccataaatgccctaccatgtttctccatatctccaatatGTGATCGCCATAAATGCTCCGCCGCGTCTCTCCATATCTCCAAGTTAATTCGCCAACCAACGAGCAGCACATGTTATGTtctatgctctatggagaagacccagtctccgatctctccctacacgtgccacaggCTCCatgctctacattatgggtggtcggctaaggttccttggtcacgcctgttcctcctacacatgcatgggctccacgctcaacgttatggactatgggctagccaaggccaagagcttaGTAAAAGAaataactgctcggacgccacttatactatgtatatctCTAAGTTATTTCGCCAACTACCGAACAGCACATGTTTCGgtctattctctatggagaagacctagtctctgatctctccctatacGTGCCACGGGCTtcgcgctctatgttatgggtggtcggctatggttccttggtcacacctgttactcctacacgtgcataggCTCCAcgcttgacgttatggactatgggctagccaaggccaagagctcagtaaaagaactaactgctcggatgccacttatactacgtatatctccaagttatttcgccaaCCGCCGAACAACACATGTTCTGgtctattctctatggagaagacccagtctccaatctctccctacacgtgctacgggctctgtgctctacgttatgggtggtcgactgcggttccttggtcacgcctgctcctcctacacgtgcatgggctccacgctcaatgttatggactatgggctagccaaggccaaagagttcagtaatgaactaactgctcagacgttacttatactatgtataattgcgttagggttaacactacaacgaTTCTTCAATGAAGAACTGggaaactgcataaacatgcacataacattttacaacatttatacatatatataaatgattGTCTGCGCCCTAGCACATTTTAACTACTCTCTCTAGTTATTATAGACTTTTCTCCGAGCAGATCATCGGGCTTCGCCATCGCCGTCCATCTCGCCAAACAGGTCGACGTCGCTGGCCAGCTTCTTCAccgcgtcttccacctcatcttctagctgCTGGTGCTCCATTGCGCCTGTCCCTTTGGCGAATCcagcccctatcgcttgaaggtcaatggtAAGGTAATGGGATCGGACCACCGCTAGGTCATGTGTAATGGCAGTGGCGATGGCGTCgcagttgaagcttttgaagttctcccacgccgccttgcacctcTCGATGATGGTGTTCAGACGTGGTGGCCTACCGTCGGGTTGAGGAGCCACCTCCAGGTCGACATAGTCAAGCACCAACATGATTCCAGCAACTATGGTGTTGAGCTTGCTCTGCTAGGTTCTGGcctcctgctctagcacatcaaactatgacTTGACCCTCCGATAGTAGTCTGTAGGCATTATAAGGGTCCATCAAGCAAAGAAATTACTCCACCAGTAACTCCGaccatgaagtactcacctttcagctcctcagccaGTTTGTCCACTCGCCCtaactcctttgccttctcctctcggagttgctcgATAGTTTGGCACAGCTGGCCGAGCTCtgtatcttgctctacaagcacaatggTCTTCAGTAACAATAATACTTCAGCAATGCCAAGCAAGTTCACCGATACGCTATACCTTTTCTCTGCTCAGAGACACTTCTGAGTTGCTCGGACTTGCGTTCTAGCTGCTCGGTAAGTCTCATCGCCTACTTAGAGCTCTATTCCAGCTGCTCGGACCTGCCCCATAGCTACTTGAACATGGTCGCCAGCTGTTCGGATAGGACACCCTTCTGGTGTTCTAGATCCCACGCGTTGGATTCGGCAAGATCCCTCTCGTGTTGGGCTCTATGGACATTTTTCTTCATGAGCTTCACCGCCTCCTTCAGTTATTCATTCTCCttagcgaggggctccatccacTTGATCAGCTGGTGTTGTTGCTTGGTAGTCTGAGTTATCTCCTGCAAATGCACCAAGACTATGAAGAACTCtgatctccaacgtcaaagatgaGCATGGCAGACGCAGTACTGACCTTCATCTGTTTCATGACTCCAGAAAGAGAGGACTCCAATCTCCTGAGCTCCCTAGTGGCGTCCTCCTCTTCAACAACCACCACTTCATCGCCCCGCTTGCGGAGGATTTGGACAACTTGGGGTCATGATTCCTCATGTTCgctctccacctcgtcctcctccgcagctggaggcaccacctgggggcttAGTGGCCGGATAGAGAGTCCGACCACACCCTCTAACACTTTAGGGAGCGTCGTTTGCTCCCCTAGCATCGTAGGCTTCTCTGCTCTAGATGCCGATGTGGCATGGGATACTCTAGTCTCCGCTCTCAAGGAACTGGTGGCCTCCGTCATTGCTCTAGGCACTGCCGTCGACCCATCCACCATCGGCGCCAACCTTTCGTCACCACCAAGTCCACCAGTAGGGGTGGTAGACTCCTCCATAGGCCGCCGAGCACCTAGGGACTCCAAGACGGGAGCTACCGGCGTCGCCTCCACGTTGGGACCAGCCCTCGGCTGCTCGCCGGTCTGGACGGATGGATTCAAATCCCCCGTACGCTTTGCTCTGCATCAGATTTGCTCGTCACTCACCACTGTGACAAGGAATCCAACAACAAAAaaactccaaggcaaggatacttacgtgtTGGCCTGTTGGTACACTTTTCTAAACTAGTGTTGCCTACACGAGCCCCCAagcgtggccttggggtcgattCCCGTGCCTTGGGGTGGAGGTCTAGCAGTCTTCGCCGTTGGCCTCTCCTTCGCACGCCGCTCTAGGACTCCCCTcgcttgctgctcggggactcccttcgccagctgctcggggactccgtcCTTTCCTTTCGATTGCTCCTCCACACGCGTGTTATGCGGAGGCGCGTCAGTGCTTGATGGAGGAGCCACTAGAACTTTGTCGTCATCTGACCACTCAGACATCGTCGCACTCTACgtccgagtggtctggtcgccGCCAAGAGAGATGCCGCCCGGCTTGCGGGGGACAACACCCACTGTTTTCCTCTTTTTCTGGGTTGGCTCATCCGCAGCTGCCCTCTTCCCTATACTTTCTTCGACACTCAGGGGTACTCTCTGTTCGACCAGCGTACACGCCTCTAGATTTCGACGAGGCCCTGATGACACCCTTCTCAGGCTACGTTGGTGGCCGGGCATCTACTGCCTGCGACCAATCGCCCCTCGGtacgcccgagaagtacaccgctctttcctacgaatggatctttccataagtgaatcagttcactattCGGCAATGAcaaaggataaaaagcatcaggaacaaacaattgagatatttacctgatGATGTGGATTCTTGCAGTGAAAGGGTCTCGTCTGCCCGGACAAGTTGAACGAGACAAATGGAATGAATAGCTCTGTGGCCCGCTCTTGCGCATcatccctcgacagcatctccaTCCTCTCTCGGGTGTcatcggtctcccccttgaagtcaaaggcTGTGTGCGCCCTCTCCTTATAGGACTggacgcggcgcactatgaagctcaccgccaccAATCCACCGTTGGTCTTCACTCCCattattaagccaaggagctccctcgcctgctccatatcagcactgctcGGTTTTTCCGACCAACACTTCTAGCTCTccaggacgtggtcgacgtcgCAAGGGATGGCAggctggctctgcttcatgtagaaccacctagcgttctACCCCTTTAGCGACGTGTTCAGCGGTACAGTGAGGTACTCGCCTACCATCCCATCATGGAGTTGCAGATAAACACCGCTGACCACCATGGAACCACCGCCACCCTTTTTCTTTAGCTAGAACAGatgacggaagaggttgaagtggggaaggattttgagatatgcctcatagaaatggataaagattgatatgtgcaatatggtgtttgggtggaggttgcacagactgactctccaaaactccaacaaatccctcaagaaTGGATGAATAGGAAATTCTAACCCACGCTAGAagtaatcctcaaatactacagctTCGTCGGTATGAGGCAATGGGTAGGGCTCACCGAGGGTCGATCGCCATCCGACGGTGACGCAGTCAGGAAGAACACCTGCCTCTACCAATCTATTGAGCTCCGCCTCCCCCGTGCATGACGAGACCCATTCTTCGTCACGACTGACTCCGGTGCTCGCCTTCTTCGGGTTACCAGCTCCCTTCTTCGGTGCCATTTCTCAGATCTAGTTTGGAGATTGGCAGTGGAAACGTATGTGAGTATGAATCTAGAAGCGTGAGGGCTaagaaggaagatgaaatggcaaagtggcaaagatGGGAGCATGGGGTGTGGCGGCACAGTTACAAAGTGCTCCCcccatgaaagctctagtttggttttggtgaattaatgaaaccctaagtgctaacctagtgtatcaaagtgattatgagataggtagcactactctacatggtgaagcaaatgaagatcatgatatgatgatggtgatgccatagtgatgatcaagtgcttggacttgaaaagaagaaagaaaaacaaaaggctcaaggcaaaggtataagtggtaggagccattttgtttcggtgatcaagacacttagtgagtgtgatcacatttaggttcgatagccgtactattaagaggggtaaaactcatatcgaaatgcgattatcaaagtgccactagatgctctaactcattgcatatgcatttaggatctagtggagtactaacacccttgaaaacatttgtgaaaatatgctaacacatatgcacaaggtgatatacttggtggttggcacatttgagcaagggttagaaacttcatagACGGAgtatccgcccgtagagtgtggacagtccgacggtatcaccgatgccctatacagaaaagataggatttcacagagtggaccggatgaTGGCCTCGATTGGACCGGCGTGTCCAGTCAGTGGAAAATGTGAAGACACTGGCATCAGTCTTTGACCGGATACTGGGTCACTtcgtgactggacgctgatggggtgcatccggtcctactgacgtggcagcgcacagaggagacagagagtgaccagacactgggtgagtctgatcgggcatgaccggacatgtccggtcgtgattgGAGGCTTACTGGAAATAACTGAAcattggggtcctgcgtccggtcgtggcaCTATGCTGCGtctagtcatcacttgactgttgggattaggcgctcagtatttgaagaaaggaatgatgtggcagccatccgttcatcggacgctggcagggtgcgtccggtcgatctgaccagagcgtccggtcaccccgagcaatgcccagtgaaggggtataatgactctatttcgtgggggcatctatttaagccccattgctggctctagctcaccctcttgtccatttgcattgacataacaaccttatgagcttagccaaagccctcccactcatctccatcattgattcatcatctttgtgagattgggagagaatccaagtgcattgcttaagtgtttgcatctagagacacttggtgttcgtgttttgctatgggattcggttgttactcttggtggttgctgccacctagatggcttggagcagcgaggatcgtcgagcggaggttggtgattgcctccggcttcgatcgtggtgattgtgaggggttcttgacctttccccggcggagagccaaaaggtactctagtggattgctcgtggtttgtatgatcctcatcttatgttggttgtgtggcacctattgagggtttggcgtgtgatgccaattagcgcgtgaacctctaagtgagtgaatcgccacaacgaggactagcttgttggcaagcaagtgaatctcggtaaaaaatcattgtgtcatcatttaattccgaggtgattggtcttcattggtattcatccttgtggttgattggtttactcctcgacacgacggtataactatcttgctctctctctacattaccgcaaactagttatcaagctctttagtgtagctagttgtgagagcttgttagtttggttagtgtggccctttagttagcctttgagagcacactaacttagtttagtgacatagctattgtgtggataaaaactatacaaactagaattgcggtaggtggcttacaattttagtaggctagcgcaacacttacttcgccttataattttctaaccagtttgctaagtgttgttgtagaaatttttaataggctattcatccccctatatccattaggacctttcaccacacCTTTccacattcgagggtttttggaaaaccgctcccacgatttgcgcctctccgaattctccgcaacagcgtggtgggccgttacctgggctttcgcgCAACTGCAGCCCGTGTCGCCCATTTATCGCCGCAATTTAttactgctcaccgaatattcgccgacttctctGCCATCTATTACGACTCAGTAATaactactgtacagccattactccgatTTTTTCTCTAGGATTTATTTTCTCCAAGGtttcctcttgtggctcggggactgcgtcgtcaatacgacttggttcctcaccgcactggggactttcttctgttgactgttgtttctaaccctggcacaacgtgaccacgtcacctgctgtcaggctcgaggactaaatgggcacacttcaccttgcggtgaatgtgtttttccCATCTTGAGGCTACGTCCGGAGACTGGCTGCTTGCCTGGCTGGTCTTTTACTTTTCTCCTACTTTGGACcgtggcaccacgtgaccatgtcacctactgtcaggctcggagactaagtgggcacacttcaccttgcggtgagtatgtttgctttaatctgaaagactccacgcctcttgaagctgaagaagattatctccctttcttgtggtcggactaagtgggcacacttagtccactgcgaagaaatttttgactctgaacttgagctccttacacctttatggcaagccgtacttgggttcacactgctcggcgacggttcacactgctcggcgacggctCACAACAGCTCGACAACTCattacggtggtcggaccatgagtttgactgctcggctttgttcgcatcTGCTCAAACATGCTCAAGACGACGTTGCACAAtgaatacaaggcgctcggggactagctgtgggggtacaaccccggatacccatggcagaccacatgggctgtgcctccaggggcggcccagcccataagacgaagccttgcggggcacgactctgcttggcgcctcccgcaagacagcgggaagatatcctgaagatactacgagatctgttaggatacgtatgatcccatgattcttgtaatctgttattacttttcagttatcttccagatctaatcgacttgtaaccctgtccccagactatataaggcggacatggaccccctccaaactcacgcaatatcatacgatagccaatacaatccaacagaccacaggagtagggtattacgtcatattgacggtctaaacctgtctaactcgtgtgtctttattgccttcttgttctcgattacacgcatctctgccgatcaatctaccttcgtaggatacccctcgaaggactgccgatgTTATTCTGTCGACAATACATGATATATTTTGCATTAAATATTAGCTTATATGCTATGTCTTCTAAGATTGTAACCTTTGTTTGAGCATAGATTGATGAACTAGTTTTTAGCTATTTATGTGTCGTTAACAGCGAGGCAGTCATGCTAACTTCATCAATCTCAAAAACTAGGTGTACATCTGTTGGAGACATTATTTTTATTGGTAATAGATGTGCATACATAGGTATAAGGATCTATATACTTGTTCTATTCTTTAGgagaaaataaagcaagcattttttattacttttttttttgtttattatcTGAGGGTGTGTTCTAGTTCTCACTCAGTCGTAGTGAACCTTTCAAAAGGACCCTTATCCAAAATTGGACATTACCAGCCCTATAATCCAACTACTGACTGTCGCTGCCTGGTGTATTCCGACAGGCACTTGAGAAAATCTCGCACGCACTGATCATTCATCTCGTCATTTCCAAACAACTTGGCGAGCTCTTTGGCCTTATCCCCGAACACCTCGCATTCTTCCTCCACCACGACCCTCCTCAAAGCAGCTGCAATATCTTTGGGCGCGAACGAGCCATCTTCCTCGTCTCGCGGCACCTCGACGCTTATCTTCTTCTCCGTCAGATGCCTCGCGTTGAGGCCCTGATCGAACATCAGCGGTAGCAACACCAGCCTGACGCCGCGGGCGAGGCCTTCGATGATGGAGTTCCAGCCGGCGTGGGTCAAGAACCCTCCGACAGATTCGTGGGCCAAAAACCTGGCCTGAGGCACCCAGCCGCGGCAGACGAGTCCGCGGCCGTCGACGCGTTCCTCGAAACCTTCCGGCAATCCGCTCTTGCCTTCGTTGGCATCGGCCGGTTGCCTGAATGCCCACAGGAACGGCAGGCCGGAAGCCTCGAGACCGAGCGCTATGGTCTGCAGCTGTGCGCTCGTCAGCTTCGCCTCGCTGCCGAACGCCGCGTACACAACGGAGCCCCGCGCCTGCCTGTCCAGCCATTGCAGCGCTGCCTTGTGGCTGCCGATGTCTTGTGTGGGTGGTGGAGGGAATAGGCCGACCGGGATTACCGGCTTACCGTATAGCCCGCCGAGCACCTGCAGCCACTCCGGCTCGAACTCCGCGCTGCTCCTGATGCCCACGAGCTGGCTCTCTTCGATACACTTGGCGAACCGGTAGCCTTCCGACACGCCAGATTCGTCCGGGACCAAGACTGGCGTGAAAAACTCGCGCGCCTCGAAGCCGCGGAAAGCGACGGTGGTCGGGAACGGCACGTAGTCGGGGACCACGGTTAGCTGCTCTGGCTTCGTCCTTGCGTACTTGCCGCGTCCCAAGAGCCCCTCCGCGGGGCCATAGAAACTGACCGCCGCGGCGCCGAACAGGCTCAGGAACGCGCATGGCACTCCGTGCCTCGCCGCGGCCGCGGGCGCCCAGTACGCGGCGTAGTCGATGATCACCCAGTCCGGCTTCCGCGGCCCCGGCTCCTGCAGGATGTCCGAAAGCTTGTCGGCGAAGGCCGCGTCGTAGGCCCGGCGCAGGTACGGTCGGAGGTCGTCGGAGGGTAGGTCGATGCTAGCCTCGGCGTCCTCCGGCAGGCGCTCCACGCGCGGCAGCTGTACGTCGACGGCGCGGACAAGGCCAGCCAGGTCCGGTGGGATGTGGATAAGCCGTCGAGTGTTTCTTGGCGTCGAAAGGATGGTGACCTGGTGGCCCTGCCGAGCTATGCGTTTGGCGAGCTCGGTGAACGGGAGGATGTGACCGAAGGCCAGCCATGGCAGCATCACAACGTGCATGCTCCCGCCGCCGGCGTCCATTCGAGTGGCTTTGTCAAACGCAAGGCAGAGGTTCTTTTTATGAGATTGGGGGAGATGGTCTGGCACTGTGCCACTCTCCCTGTTCTTATAGGTGCGTGAGTGTGTACCGTGTGTACAGTCGCACATTCAGATATGAAAAGTTCAGTTTGAGGACGATCACTTGGACTGTTCAAGATTGCTGTTCGAGCATAGAAAAATAGAGCCAAACAATCAGTCACAGCAGAGTCAGCTTATGTCATGGATGATGCACTACGCGCGCAGTACGCGCAGTACGCCACAGCTGACACAATCACCACAGCGGAGTTTCCATTATCTTTTTTTAGAGTTGGCTTAGCATCGCAAAGACCAAAACATTCGTACAGCATTCAGATGGGTTACATCCTGTATAAAACACATTCGAAGAGAAAACAGCAAAACAGACTTAGTCACTCTATAAGtccaattttttacaatttagtctttttttttaaaaaaatttaggtTTGACTTCTCGGGaacgtaaactcatctttggaccctgagATCGACGTTAGGACCCATGGCTCAAGGTAACATGTCGTGGCGTCACAGATTTTGGCTGCGAGGTGCCTGACCGTGCACAGCAAGACATCCTAGATGATATTGACATGGTCGGAGCCACAGATCTCGGCTTTGAGCTCGAAGCCATAGATCCAAACGTTGAGCATTGATTCAAAATCTACGACCAAATTCAGAACAGTTAAACAAACGACGAGAGGATGACATCCAAGGCTCCGCCCGGTTTCTCAACGTTTCCCGGGGAGGCCGCTGTCTGCAGCGCCGGGCTCAGTGCCGGTCGCTCTCGCCCACGCAACCACGTGGGCAGCTGAGCGGATCGGCTGAGCAGAGCAGCGTGAGCCAGTGACAGTGAGCACTGACCACCTCGCTCGCTCTCGCTGAGACGCTGACGCTGTGACCCCGACCCCGGGGTCAAAAGACCGGAGGCCCGCCCGTGGCCAGCCAAGTTGGACGATGATGGGTGGGAGGACGGGACGACGAGAGGAGGCCTGCCTGCTGCCTGCATTATTGGCGTTATTTTACAGCGTGTGCGTTGTGCTTGTGGAGTTGTGGTGTGGAACCAATCATTCATGGCTGTCAGGTTCCGGCATGAATCGCCTCCGTCTTTGACCTGCTGTGCCTGTCAGGTGTAGTAGGTGGTTTGCTTTGCTTTCACTCCTGCGAGGCTGTGTTTAGGCTCCGTTTAGATACGAAAATTTTTAGCTTTTGGctactatagcattttcgtttgtatttgacaaaaattattcaattatggactatttaggcttaaaagattcgtctggtcaattacgggcaaactgtgcaattagttattctttttacctacatttaatgttccatgcatgtgccgcaatatttgatgtgacggggaatcttgaaaaattttggattttgggtggcaTCTAAACGGGCCCTAGTTTTCAAAAACttttcaaaaaagtgctacagtagccatcacattaaatcttgtgatacgtgcatggagcattaaatgtagatgaaaaaaaacgttttaagcctaattaatctatgattgaacactaattaccaaataaaaatgaaaaatatta includes:
- the LOC136459513 gene encoding putative UDP-rhamnose:rhamnosyltransferase 1 translates to MDAGGGSMHVVMLPWLAFGHILPFTELAKRIARQGHQVTILSTPRNTRRLIHIPPDLAGLVRAVDVQLPRVERLPEDAEASIDLPSDDLRPYLRRAYDAAFADKLSDILQEPGPRKPDWVIIDYAAYWAPAAAARHGVPCAFLSLFGAAAVSFYGPAEGLLGRGKYARTKPEQLTVVPDYVPFPTTVAFRGFEAREFFTPVLVPDESGVSEGYRFAKCIEESQLVGIRSSAEFEPEWLQVLGGLYGKPVIPVGLFPPPPTQDIGSHKAALQWLDRQARGSVVYAAFGSEAKLTSAQLQTIALGLEASGLPFLWAFRQPADANEGKSGLPEGFEERVDGRGLVCRGWVPQARFLAHESVGGFLTHAGWNSIIEGLARGVRLVLLPLMFDQGLNARHLTEKKISVEVPRDEEDGSFAPKDIAAALRRVVVEEECEVFGDKAKELAKLFGNDEMNDQCVRDFLKCLSEYTRQRQSVVGL